Proteins encoded together in one Procambarus clarkii isolate CNS0578487 chromosome 11, FALCON_Pclarkii_2.0, whole genome shotgun sequence window:
- the LOC123758435 gene encoding uncharacterized protein isoform X2, protein MPSFFPPADWSRGRGSTPTSGSLWRDSNNHQVGGHIPEDVVLSSALYPFRRLGLMTAYVRIMNAISVLVTEDFLLEWLTVPSVGLDLWECGRVTVVPTPWQLNPTVHGSFSTFVGVGIVGCIVPYIPTGFLRDKTAAGLRISRSTVGVFNRGFLSNIREMRYLVLEDSTVDFVDGPVASEGFVTLSNRTTDGRNGLVLSNVTIQRLGNGAFNLIHQNRGNGFKMEMLGCYLGQVGMGAFTVTGDIAVTIKANRFRRLEKEAFKIDVARELKFEENVALSVDRLALAAINCHNLTSLERNTVHLDTMPDPLKNSSVIPFHISCGNPQIFTVISPAQPRLVEVTSIATWVLLAILLLFVLVILIYVVFWWRSGSNQNREYRKNDTFHFFNGLRSSKENLTILPDLNMTEVPAGVSNPLYDKTEPSCSK, encoded by the exons GATGTTGTACTGTCCAGCGCTTTGTATCCCTTCCGGAGGTTGGGCCTGATGACTGCCTATGTGCGGATCATGAATGCTATCAGTGTGCTGGTGACTGAGGACTTCCTGCTGGAGTGGTTGACGGTGCCATCGGTAGGCTTGGACttatgggagtgtgggagggtcaCCGTGGTTCCCACGCCCTGGCAGCTCAATCCCACCGTCCACGGATCCTTCAGTACCTTCGTCG gtgttgggatCGTCGGCTGCATCGTGCCGTATATCCCTACTGGGTTTCTGCGGGACAAGACGGCTGCAGGATTGAGGATCAGTAGAAGCACAGTAGGAGTCTTCAATAGAGGCTTCCTCAGCAACATCCGTGAG ATGAGGTACCTGGTACTGGAGGACTCGACAGTTGATTTTGTGGATGGGCCGGTGGCATCTGAGGGCTTTGTGACTCTTAGTAACCGAACAACCGATGGCAGAAATGGTCTCGTCTTATCCAATGTTACCATCCAGCGACTGGGAAATGGAGCCTTCAACCTAATCCATCAG AACAGAGGCAACGGATTCAAGATGGAGATGCTCGGATGTTACCTGGGACAGGTGGGCATGGGGGCCTTCACAGTTACCGGCGACATAGCTGTCACCATCAAAGCCAACCGCTTCAGGAGGCTTGAGAAGGAGGCTTTCAAG ATTGATGTTGCGAGAGAGCTCAAATTTGAAGAGAATGTAGCACTGTCTGTGGACAGACTGGCTCTGGCAGCCATCAACTGTCATAATCTAACTTCCCTGGAGAGGAACACAGTGCACCTCGACACCATGCCGGATCCACTCAAGAACTCAAGCGTCATCCCTTTCCATATCTCTTGTGGCAATCCCCAG ATATTCACGGTGATCAGCCCAGCACAGCCACGACTGGTGGAGGTGACAAGCATAGCCACCTGGGTACTACTCGCCATCCTTCTCCTCTTCGTCCTggttatactaatatatgtagtgttTTGGTGGCGGAGTGGAAGTAACCAAAATCGTGAGTATAGGAAGAATGATACCTTCCACTTCTTCAACGGTCTGAGGTCCTCGAAGGAAAACTTGACCATTCTTCCAGATCTCAACATGACCGAAGTCCCAGCAGGAGTATCAAACCCTCTCTATGACAAGACCGAACCTAGTTGTTCCAAGTAA
- the LOC123758435 gene encoding uncharacterized protein isoform X1, with translation MGRQVTGVGQAVRATLHLLVILVWVLAHVSCVSLIAMCPPAGPGNTSQYCRCERGTFRSGRNLTILCDFNNKEDVVLSSALYPFRRLGLMTAYVRIMNAISVLVTEDFLLEWLTVPSVGLDLWECGRVTVVPTPWQLNPTVHGSFSTFVGVGIVGCIVPYIPTGFLRDKTAAGLRISRSTVGVFNRGFLSNIREMRYLVLEDSTVDFVDGPVASEGFVTLSNRTTDGRNGLVLSNVTIQRLGNGAFNLIHQNRGNGFKMEMLGCYLGQVGMGAFTVTGDIAVTIKANRFRRLEKEAFKIDVARELKFEENVALSVDRLALAAINCHNLTSLERNTVHLDTMPDPLKNSSVIPFHISCGNPQIFTVISPAQPRLVEVTSIATWVLLAILLLFVLVILIYVVFWWRSGSNQNREYRKNDTFHFFNGLRSSKENLTILPDLNMTEVPAGVSNPLYDKTEPSCSK, from the exons ATGGGGCGCCAGGTGACAGGAGTGGGTCAGGCCGTGAGGGCCACACTGCACCTGCTGGTGAtcctggtgtgggtgctggcccATGTGTCCTGTGTATCCCTGATAGCTATGTGTCCTCCAGCGGGCCCGGGGAACACCAGCCAGTACTGCAGGTGCGAGCGGGGCACCTTCCGCAGCGGCCGCAACCTCACCATCCTCTGTGACTTTAATAACAAagag GATGTTGTACTGTCCAGCGCTTTGTATCCCTTCCGGAGGTTGGGCCTGATGACTGCCTATGTGCGGATCATGAATGCTATCAGTGTGCTGGTGACTGAGGACTTCCTGCTGGAGTGGTTGACGGTGCCATCGGTAGGCTTGGACttatgggagtgtgggagggtcaCCGTGGTTCCCACGCCCTGGCAGCTCAATCCCACCGTCCACGGATCCTTCAGTACCTTCGTCG gtgttgggatCGTCGGCTGCATCGTGCCGTATATCCCTACTGGGTTTCTGCGGGACAAGACGGCTGCAGGATTGAGGATCAGTAGAAGCACAGTAGGAGTCTTCAATAGAGGCTTCCTCAGCAACATCCGTGAG ATGAGGTACCTGGTACTGGAGGACTCGACAGTTGATTTTGTGGATGGGCCGGTGGCATCTGAGGGCTTTGTGACTCTTAGTAACCGAACAACCGATGGCAGAAATGGTCTCGTCTTATCCAATGTTACCATCCAGCGACTGGGAAATGGAGCCTTCAACCTAATCCATCAG AACAGAGGCAACGGATTCAAGATGGAGATGCTCGGATGTTACCTGGGACAGGTGGGCATGGGGGCCTTCACAGTTACCGGCGACATAGCTGTCACCATCAAAGCCAACCGCTTCAGGAGGCTTGAGAAGGAGGCTTTCAAG ATTGATGTTGCGAGAGAGCTCAAATTTGAAGAGAATGTAGCACTGTCTGTGGACAGACTGGCTCTGGCAGCCATCAACTGTCATAATCTAACTTCCCTGGAGAGGAACACAGTGCACCTCGACACCATGCCGGATCCACTCAAGAACTCAAGCGTCATCCCTTTCCATATCTCTTGTGGCAATCCCCAG ATATTCACGGTGATCAGCCCAGCACAGCCACGACTGGTGGAGGTGACAAGCATAGCCACCTGGGTACTACTCGCCATCCTTCTCCTCTTCGTCCTggttatactaatatatgtagtgttTTGGTGGCGGAGTGGAAGTAACCAAAATCGTGAGTATAGGAAGAATGATACCTTCCACTTCTTCAACGGTCTGAGGTCCTCGAAGGAAAACTTGACCATTCTTCCAGATCTCAACATGACCGAAGTCCCAGCAGGAGTATCAAACCCTCTCTATGACAAGACCGAACCTAGTTGTTCCAAGTAA